In Plasmodium coatneyi strain Hackeri chromosome 3, complete sequence, a genomic segment contains:
- a CDS encoding Phosphopantothenoylcysteine synthetase gives MDCLVEHPEFFVSELRPNNLDDVLKKIQNELLQEEASQIILITSGGTKVPLEKVPIRHMENFSTGRRGAHMCEYFLKKKKKVIFLHRKGTFMPFECHLKCATRMDNIRLVDGRVTLNLSQHDHEAVVNDAKSYEQFRKNLLCISFESIFDYGFYLTAICNLLNEDWRARQVSHTTTDVKTNGVFPLPHLVILSAAVSDFYIPFAELSNHKINSETNATVSFRMQLAPKFYKLTKKYFPLLNFCMFKLEDDEKTLLSKSNERIPFADILVANLLNERYNSVFIFTGKDDFFKLTTSNEKERIEDAIGRYLCKHFGIPMADP, from the coding sequence ATGGATTGCCTGGTGGAGCACCCGGAATTCTTCGTCAGCGAGTTAAGGCCAAACAATTTAGACGACGTTCTGAAGAAGATACAAAATGAACTCCTTCAAGAGGAAGCAAGTCAGATCATTCTGATCACCTCGGGGGGAACCAAAGTTCCACTCGAGAAAGTTCCCATCAGAcacatggaaaatttttccactggaagaaggggagcacatatgtgtgaatattttttaaagaaaaaaaaaaaagtaatttttcTACATCGAAAGGGTACCTTCATGCCATTCGAGTGTCACTTAAAATGTGCTACTCGCATGGACAATATTCGTCTTGTGGATGGACGTGTCACGCTGAATTTATCACAACACGACCATGAAGCTGTGGTAAATGATGCAAAATcgtatgaacagttcaggaAAAATCTTCTTTGTATTTCTTTTGAGTCAATTTTTGACTATGGATTTTACTTGACGGCCATTTGTAATTTGCTCAATGAGGATTGGAGGGCTAGGCAGGTCAGCCATACCACTACGGATGTGAAGACCAATGGAGTTTTCCCTTTACCACACCTCGTCATCTTAAGCGCAGCGGTGAGCGATTTCTACATACCCTTTGCAGAGTTAAGTAATCACAAAATAAATAGTGAGACGAATGCAACTGTCTCCTTCCGAATGCAGCTAGCCCCCAAATTTTACAAACTTACGAAGAAGTACTTTCCCCTACTTAACTTTTGTATGTTCAAACTGGAAGACGATGAGAAAACACTACTCAGCAAGTCAAACGAGAGAATCCCTTTCGCAGACATATTAGTTGCCAACCTGTTGAATGAGCGTTATAACTCTGTTTTTATCTTCACGGGGAAAGATGATTTCTTCAAACTTACCACCTCGAATGAGAAGGAACGGATTGAAGATGCCATAGGTCGCTACCTTTGTAAGCACTTTGGCATTCCGATGGCAGACCCGTAG
- a CDS encoding Ribosomal protein, giving the protein MRVPGVNFPPGVKLISGLKPPARTFLTISRFPFFSSSHGLRNGPLLMTTPLGVGPHGASSAGVQVPRAQLSHHTYTSINVNLMEVTLINNAHPKKTSLCCLRGFFPMGSKQFSTKNIRGRLFYKRRPKQIPKLKKKNWRSKWLEGAPQKRGICLKVRVQTPKKPNSGLKKIARVRLSTGRIVSVYIPGIGHNLNTHNIILVRGGRCKDIPGCNYKAIRGVYDLLPVKNRFRGRSKYGVKLSEEKKKHLLERYNFKHIYIRKDVEEFNKYKWFNYVDGQKNLRQKPLEDEEPVPINIFHFNTYYRNRKFQQSQEQ; this is encoded by the coding sequence ATGCGAGTCCCAGGGGTGAACTTCCCCCCGGGTGTGAAGCTCATCTCAGGTTTGAAGCCCCCCGCAAGAACCTTCCTCACCATTTCGAGGTTCCCCTTCTTTAGCAGCAGCCATGGTTTGCGTAATGGCCCCCTCCTAATGACCACCCCTTTGGGGGTAGGACCCCACGGAGCAAGCAGTGCCGGTGTGCAAGTACCCCGTGCACAGCTGTCCCACCACACCTACACAAGCATAAATGTTAACCTGATGGAAGTGACTCTAATAAACAATGCCCACCCGAAGAAGACTTCACTCTGTTGCCTGCGCGGGTTTTTCCCCATGGGGTCCAAACAATTcagcacaaaaaatattaggGGGAGGTTATTTTACAAAAGGAGGCCCAAGCAGATACCaaagctgaaaaaaaaaaactggagATCCAAGTGGTTAGAAGGAGCACcacaaaaaagaggaatctGTTTAAAGGTCCGAGTTCAGACTCCTAAGAAGCCAAATTCAGGactgaaaaaaatagcacgTGTGAGATTATCCACCGGAAGAATTGTCTCTGTATACATTCCAGGAATTGGTCACAATTTGAACACACACAATATCATACTTGTACGAGGTGGTAGATGCAAGGACATTCCTGGGTGCAATTACAAAGCTATTAGAGGGGTCTACGACTTACTCCCCGTTAAAAATAGATTTAGGGGAAGGAGTAAGTATGGGGTGAAACTttcggaagaaaaaaaaaaacacctacTCGAGAGGTACAACTTTAAGCACATATACATTAGGAAGGACGTGGAAGAGTTTAACAAATACAAGTGGTTCAATTACGTCGATGGGCAGAAGAACCTCAGGCAGAAGCCGCTGGAGGATGAAGAACCCGTCCCCATTAACATCTTCCACTTTAACACCTACTACCGGAACCGCAAGTTTCAGCAGTCCCAGGAGCAGTGA